In Paenibacillus antri, a single window of DNA contains:
- the gcvPA gene encoding aminomethyl-transferring glycine dehydrogenase subunit GcvPA: MRNHRYLPATANDERAMLEAIGVDSIEALFADIPASVRFRGRLDVSEALGEGALLRHMKSLAARNADLETYVSFLGAGVYDHHLPVVIDHIVSRSEFYTAYTPYQPEISQGELQAIFEFQSYICELTGLPVANASMYDGATAFAEAGALAAGAAKRKRLVVSAAVHPEARQVLATTARGLGLELTTVPVDANGVTDAAALAAALRADGGGEPAAAMIQSPNFYGGIEDAAAFAAAAHGAGALLVVSANPLSLGALQPPGKLGADIVVGDAQPLGIAPSLGGPTCGFFAVSDALMRRIPGRIVGRTVDKDGKRGFVLTLQAREQHIRREKATSNICSNQALLALCASVYLSVMGKQGMRDVAELNVRKAHYAASRLASVPGVTLPFSAPFFNEFVIRLPDGGPTVREANERLLAEGFLGGYDLGRDDPALGGCMLVAVTEQRTKEEIDAFASALEAILG; this comes from the coding sequence ATGCGGAATCATCGATATTTGCCGGCGACGGCGAACGACGAACGGGCGATGCTCGAAGCGATCGGGGTCGACTCGATCGAAGCGCTGTTCGCGGACATCCCGGCGTCGGTCCGCTTTCGGGGACGGCTCGACGTCTCGGAGGCGCTGGGCGAAGGGGCGCTGCTGCGGCATATGAAATCGCTCGCCGCGCGCAACGCGGATTTGGAAACTTACGTCAGCTTTCTCGGCGCCGGCGTGTACGACCACCACCTCCCCGTCGTCATCGACCACATCGTATCGAGGTCGGAGTTTTATACGGCCTATACGCCGTATCAGCCGGAGATTTCCCAGGGCGAGCTGCAGGCCATCTTCGAATTCCAGTCGTACATCTGCGAGCTGACCGGCCTCCCCGTCGCCAACGCGAGCATGTACGACGGCGCGACCGCCTTCGCCGAGGCGGGGGCGCTCGCGGCGGGCGCCGCGAAGCGGAAGCGCCTCGTCGTGTCCGCGGCGGTCCATCCCGAGGCGAGGCAGGTGCTGGCGACGACGGCGCGCGGCCTCGGGCTCGAGCTTACGACCGTCCCCGTCGACGCGAACGGCGTGACGGACGCGGCCGCCTTGGCCGCGGCGCTGCGGGCCGACGGCGGCGGCGAACCCGCCGCCGCGATGATCCAGTCCCCCAACTTCTATGGGGGCATCGAGGACGCGGCGGCGTTCGCCGCCGCCGCGCACGGCGCGGGCGCGCTGCTCGTCGTAAGCGCCAATCCGCTGTCGCTCGGCGCGTTGCAGCCGCCGGGCAAGCTCGGCGCGGACATCGTCGTCGGCGACGCGCAGCCGCTCGGCATCGCGCCGTCGCTCGGCGGACCGACGTGCGGCTTCTTCGCCGTCTCCGACGCGCTGATGCGCCGCATTCCAGGCCGCATCGTCGGGCGGACGGTCGACAAAGACGGCAAGCGCGGCTTCGTGCTGACGCTGCAGGCGCGCGAGCAGCATATCCGGCGCGAGAAGGCGACGTCGAACATTTGCTCCAACCAAGCGCTGCTCGCGCTGTGCGCTTCCGTGTATTTGTCGGTCATGGGAAAGCAAGGCATGCGCGACGTGGCCGAGCTCAACGTCCGGAAGGCGCATTATGCGGCCTCGCGGCTGGCATCCGTCCCCGGGGTGACGCTCCCCTTCTCCGCCCCGTTCTTCAACGAGTTCGTCATTCGACTGCCGGACGGCGGGCCGACCGTGCGCGAAGCGAACGAACGGCTGCTAGCGGAAGGCTTCCTCGGCGGGTACGATCTCGGCCGCGACGATCCTGCGCTCGGCGGCTGCATGCTCGTCGCCGTGACGGAACAGCGAACGAAAGAAGAGATCGACGCATTCGCGTCGGCATTGGAGGCGATCTTGGGATGA
- the cax gene encoding calcium/proton exchanger encodes MGNRLFFILLAAGLPLSIVGSLLHWEPTMLFVIYCVTIIALASYMGRATESLAIVSGPRIGGLLNATFGNAVELIISIFALKAGLVGVVLASLTGSVLGNLLLVAGLSFFVGGLKFKRQEFSVYDARHNSGLLMFAVIVAFVIPEVFSMNMPERETMNLSIGVSAVLIVLYLAALFFKLVTHRGVYAVEGEDEGHHDEKPEWSKGVAMLVLGLATVAVAYVSENLVHTFESVAHRFGWSELFIGVIIVAIVGNAAEHASAIIFAFKNKMNIAVEIAVGSTLQIAMFVAPVLVFVSLFFETPMPLVFSLPELIAMATAVLLTIAITNDGDTNWFEGLTLLGAYLIMGIGFFLL; translated from the coding sequence ATGGGCAATCGTTTGTTTTTCATTTTACTGGCCGCCGGACTTCCGTTATCGATCGTCGGCAGCCTGCTTCATTGGGAGCCGACGATGCTGTTCGTCATCTATTGCGTCACCATCATCGCGCTCGCATCCTACATGGGACGGGCGACGGAAAGCCTCGCGATCGTCTCCGGCCCTCGCATCGGCGGACTCCTCAACGCGACGTTCGGCAACGCGGTCGAACTGATCATCTCGATCTTCGCCCTTAAGGCCGGACTCGTCGGCGTCGTGCTCGCCTCGCTGACGGGTTCCGTGCTCGGCAACCTGCTGCTCGTGGCGGGGCTGTCGTTTTTCGTCGGCGGCCTGAAGTTCAAGCGGCAGGAATTCAGCGTCTACGACGCGCGTCACAATTCCGGCTTGCTCATGTTCGCCGTCATCGTCGCGTTCGTCATCCCGGAGGTGTTCTCGATGAACATGCCGGAGCGGGAGACGATGAACCTCAGCATCGGCGTGTCCGCGGTATTGATCGTGTTGTACCTGGCCGCCTTGTTCTTCAAGCTCGTCACGCACCGAGGCGTATATGCGGTGGAGGGCGAAGACGAAGGCCACCACGACGAAAAGCCGGAATGGAGCAAAGGCGTCGCCATGCTCGTCCTCGGTCTCGCGACGGTCGCCGTCGCGTACGTCTCGGAAAATCTTGTCCATACGTTCGAGAGCGTGGCGCACCGATTCGGATGGAGCGAGTTGTTCATCGGGGTCATCATCGTCGCGATCGTCGGCAACGCCGCCGAGCACGCGTCCGCGATCATCTTCGCGTTCAAGAACAAGATGAACATCGCCGTGGAAATCGCCGTCGGCTCGACCTTGCAAATCGCGATGTTCGTCGCGCCGGTACTCGTATTCGTGTCGTTGTTTTTCGAAACGCCGATGCCGCTCGTCTTCTCCTTGCCGGAACTCATCGCGATGGCGACCGCCGTGCTGCTGACGATCGCGATTACGAACGACGGCGACACGAACTGGTTCGAAGGGTTGACGCTGCTAGGCGCCTACCTGATCATGGGGATCGGATTTTTCTTGTTATAA
- a CDS encoding mismatch-specific DNA-glycosylase, which yields MQPIPDHLAPGLDVLFVGYNPSIRSSRTGHHYANPSNRFWKMIHGAGLTPRRYASHEGEAMLELGYGFTNIVPRPTRTAEEITKEEYAAGRKELLTKLKLYRPRAACFVGKGVYEQFSGRKTSGWGFQPEASEQVPGVREFVGPSSSGLVRMKLEEMIDVYAELARWRREELGRRS from the coding sequence CTGCAACCGATTCCGGACCATCTCGCGCCGGGGCTCGACGTCTTGTTCGTCGGCTACAATCCCAGCATCCGCTCGAGCCGAACGGGCCATCATTACGCCAACCCGAGCAATCGATTTTGGAAAATGATCCACGGCGCCGGCCTCACGCCGAGACGGTACGCCTCCCACGAAGGGGAGGCGATGCTGGAGCTCGGCTACGGCTTCACGAACATCGTGCCGCGCCCTACGCGGACGGCGGAGGAGATTACGAAAGAAGAATATGCGGCAGGGCGGAAGGAGTTGCTTACAAAATTGAAGTTGTACCGCCCCAGGGCCGCTTGTTTCGTGGGCAAAGGCGTGTATGAGCAGTTTTCCGGACGGAAGACGTCGGGGTGGGGCTTTCAGCCGGAAGCCTCGGAACAGGTGCCGGGGGTGCGCGAGTTCGTCGGGCCGTCGTCGAGCGGTCTCGTGCGGATGAAGCTCGAGGAGATGATCGACGTCTACGCGGAGCTCGCCCGCTGGAGGCGGGAAGAGCTCGGCCGCCGTTCGTAA
- the helD gene encoding RNA polymerase recycling motor HelD encodes MSLPEEELRREERRLETVLERVEREIEESRVTAGGRKEQLVGGKRELWEDLVYDTDDWFEAAVQLTQQAQELSQHATSYRLAQGRSEHLQRLLSNPYFARFDFRETGSETDEPIYLGTMSIADEETHEVIVYDWRAPVAGMYYDYGPGPASYDAPDGKVTGEMTLKRQFVIRGGKLLAAFDTGVTIGDEMLQRMLGQGADDKMKSIVTTIQREQNRIIRETDHRFVFVQGAAGSGKTSAALQRVAYLLYKYRNYWEPEQVVLFSPNDVFNDYVSNVLPELGEDAIPQTTFYDYVWRRLRHVGDVEHPYDQLEYLLSSPEASDPRREGIRVKASLAFAERIDAYAKTLAERGVVFRSLTRKDKTVFDAAELEAMFYVEFAKQRPPHRLESMKERLLERLKELERKRAVALYRKWLKEPNYLGTEQELKRLGLAKAKKAYAPLREQVAAYAFLDVVGTYRRLLADIDAGGASFPVRAAEWGAIVRDTNDRLDASAALPYEDAVPMLYLLEALHGASRMNRVRHVVVDEAQDYTPLQWAYLRRLFPNAGVTAVGDANQAIHGVELEGGHMASAKAFPAEETVEIRLKKSYRSTRQIVAFASAMLPDAAENEPFERDGPPPDVTVVPEAAGESDFGRLAAERIRKLLAEGSGSIAVVAKTAKAAEDAYRQLAAQGVSASRLTKETKTFPSGIVVLPSYLAKGLEFDAVVVWDAGAGAYARESERKLLYTVCTRALHRLVVLAKGEPSPFLRDVPERLYASSR; translated from the coding sequence ATGAGTTTGCCGGAAGAGGAACTGCGGCGCGAGGAACGAAGGCTCGAGACCGTTCTGGAGCGGGTGGAACGGGAGATCGAAGAGTCGAGGGTAACGGCCGGCGGCCGCAAGGAGCAGCTTGTCGGCGGCAAGCGCGAGCTGTGGGAGGACCTCGTTTACGATACGGACGATTGGTTCGAAGCGGCGGTGCAGCTCACCCAACAAGCCCAGGAACTGTCCCAGCACGCGACGAGCTACCGGCTCGCGCAAGGCCGGTCCGAACACCTGCAGCGGCTGCTCTCGAATCCGTATTTCGCCCGGTTCGACTTCCGCGAGACGGGGAGCGAAACGGACGAGCCGATCTACCTCGGCACGATGTCGATCGCCGACGAGGAGACGCACGAGGTCATCGTGTACGATTGGCGCGCGCCGGTCGCGGGCATGTACTACGATTACGGGCCGGGACCGGCGTCGTACGACGCGCCGGACGGCAAGGTGACCGGCGAGATGACGCTGAAGCGTCAGTTCGTCATCCGCGGCGGCAAGCTGCTCGCCGCGTTCGACACCGGCGTCACGATCGGCGACGAGATGCTGCAGCGGATGCTGGGGCAAGGGGCGGACGACAAGATGAAGTCGATCGTCACGACGATCCAGCGCGAGCAAAATCGAATCATTCGGGAGACGGACCATCGCTTCGTGTTCGTACAAGGCGCAGCCGGCAGCGGGAAGACGTCGGCCGCGCTGCAGCGGGTCGCTTACCTTCTATATAAGTACCGGAACTACTGGGAGCCGGAGCAGGTCGTGTTGTTTTCGCCGAACGACGTGTTTAACGATTACGTTTCTAACGTCCTGCCCGAGCTCGGAGAAGACGCGATTCCGCAGACGACGTTCTACGATTACGTCTGGCGCCGGCTTCGTCACGTCGGCGACGTGGAGCATCCGTACGATCAGCTGGAGTACTTGTTGTCATCGCCGGAGGCGAGCGATCCGCGCCGGGAGGGCATCCGCGTCAAAGCGTCACTCGCGTTCGCGGAGCGGATCGACGCGTACGCGAAGACGCTGGCGGAGCGGGGCGTCGTCTTCCGTTCGTTGACGCGGAAGGACAAGACCGTGTTCGACGCCGCCGAGCTCGAAGCGATGTTCTACGTCGAGTTCGCGAAGCAGCGGCCGCCGCACCGGCTGGAATCGATGAAGGAACGGCTGCTCGAGCGGCTGAAGGAGCTGGAGCGCAAGCGCGCGGTCGCCTTGTATCGCAAGTGGTTGAAGGAGCCGAACTATCTCGGCACGGAGCAGGAGCTGAAGCGCCTCGGCCTCGCCAAGGCGAAGAAGGCGTACGCGCCGCTCCGCGAGCAAGTCGCGGCGTACGCGTTCCTCGACGTCGTCGGCACGTATCGGCGCCTGCTCGCGGACATCGACGCCGGCGGCGCCTCGTTCCCCGTCCGTGCGGCGGAATGGGGCGCGATCGTCCGGGATACGAACGATCGGCTGGACGCGTCCGCCGCCTTGCCGTACGAGGACGCCGTGCCGATGCTGTATTTGCTCGAAGCGCTGCACGGCGCCTCCCGCATGAATCGGGTGCGGCACGTCGTCGTGGACGAAGCGCAAGATTATACGCCGCTGCAGTGGGCGTATTTGCGAAGGCTGTTCCCGAACGCGGGGGTGACGGCCGTCGGCGACGCGAATCAAGCGATCCACGGCGTGGAGCTCGAGGGCGGCCATATGGCGTCGGCCAAGGCGTTCCCGGCGGAGGAAACCGTGGAGATTCGGTTGAAGAAGAGCTATCGGTCTACGCGGCAGATCGTCGCGTTCGCTTCGGCGATGCTCCCGGACGCCGCGGAGAACGAGCCGTTCGAACGCGACGGTCCGCCGCCGGACGTGACGGTCGTTCCCGAAGCGGCGGGGGAGTCGGACTTCGGGCGTCTCGCGGCCGAACGGATTCGGAAGCTGCTGGCCGAAGGGAGCGGCTCGATCGCCGTCGTGGCGAAGACGGCCAAGGCCGCCGAGGATGCGTATCGGCAGCTCGCCGCGCAAGGCGTCTCGGCGTCCCGTCTGACGAAGGAGACGAAGACGTTCCCGTCCGGGATCGTCGTGCTGCCGTCGTACCTCGCCAAGGGGCTCGAGTTCGACGCGGTCGTCGTGTGGGACGCCGGGGCGGGCGCGTACGCCAGGGAGAGCGAGCGGAAGCTGCTGTACACGGTATGCACTCGGGCGCTGCATCGGCTCGTCGTCCTCGCTAAAGGCGAACCTTCGCCGTTCCTCCGCGACGTGCCGGAGCGATTGTACGCGAGTTCAAGATAA
- the gcvT gene encoding glycine cleavage system aminomethyltransferase GcvT, whose amino-acid sequence MAEPLKRTPLYPLYAPLGAKTIDFGGWELPVQFEGILKEHEAVRQRAGLFDVSHMGELSVSGSGAPKFLQRLVTNDVAKLPVSAAMYTPMCYPNGGTVDDLLVYRLGDDRFLLVVNASNVETDLAWMRRHASGDVEIRDVSAETALLAVQGPAAVDVVRDASCGDDGAVGFDPAALRPFRFAEGVRVGGVPALVSRTGYTGEDGFELYVDASRAPDVWRALLSAGAPYGLAPVGLGARDTLRFEARLPLYGQELSPSITPLEAGLGAFVKLEKGDFIGREALAAQKASGPTRRLAGLEMIDRGIPRTHYAVFAADGARVGEVTTGTQSPTLRRNLGLALVDAAYAAEGTELYVDVRGKRLKAKVVPTPFYRRADRARKPG is encoded by the coding sequence ATGGCGGAACCGTTGAAGCGCACGCCCCTCTATCCGCTCTATGCGCCGCTCGGCGCGAAGACGATCGATTTCGGCGGCTGGGAGCTGCCGGTGCAATTCGAAGGCATTCTGAAGGAGCATGAAGCGGTGCGGCAACGGGCGGGCTTATTCGACGTCTCGCACATGGGCGAATTGTCGGTGTCGGGTTCCGGCGCGCCTAAGTTCCTGCAGCGGCTCGTCACGAACGACGTCGCGAAGCTTCCCGTAAGCGCAGCGATGTATACGCCGATGTGTTACCCGAACGGCGGCACGGTCGACGACCTGCTCGTCTATCGGCTCGGCGACGATCGCTTCCTGCTCGTCGTGAACGCGTCGAACGTCGAGACGGATTTGGCGTGGATGCGGCGGCACGCTTCAGGCGACGTCGAGATCCGAGACGTCTCCGCGGAGACGGCGCTGCTCGCGGTGCAAGGCCCCGCGGCCGTCGACGTCGTGCGCGACGCCTCTTGCGGAGACGACGGCGCCGTCGGGTTCGACCCGGCCGCGCTGCGTCCGTTCCGCTTCGCGGAGGGCGTGCGCGTCGGCGGCGTCCCGGCGCTCGTCTCGCGCACCGGATACACCGGCGAGGACGGCTTCGAGCTGTACGTCGACGCCTCGCGCGCGCCGGACGTCTGGCGCGCGCTGCTCAGCGCCGGCGCCCCTTACGGACTTGCGCCGGTCGGTCTCGGGGCGCGCGATACGCTGCGCTTCGAGGCGCGGCTGCCGCTGTACGGCCAGGAGCTGTCGCCCTCGATCACGCCGCTCGAAGCCGGACTCGGCGCATTCGTGAAGCTGGAGAAGGGCGACTTCATCGGCCGGGAGGCGCTCGCCGCGCAGAAGGCGTCGGGCCCGACTCGGCGCTTGGCAGGGCTCGAGATGATCGATCGCGGCATTCCGCGGACGCATTACGCGGTGTTCGCCGCGGACGGCGCGCGGGTCGGCGAGGTGACGACCGGCACGCAGTCGCCTACGCTGCGTCGCAACCTGGGTCTCGCGCTCGTGGACGCTGCGTACGCCGCGGAGGGAACGGAGCTGTACGTCGACGTGAGGGGGAAGCGGTTGAAGGCGAAAGTCGTCCCGACGCCGTTTTATCGGCGGGCGGATCGCGCACGTAAGCCAGGATAG